One window of the Rufibacter radiotolerans genome contains the following:
- a CDS encoding exopolysaccharide biosynthesis polyprenyl glycosylphosphotransferase — protein MEHLIHKRPPSFSGRHLITITLLFLLTLYFLENTGKQEPAWFILANLAFLGILADQCLDLYKSYTGRIINSKTQRKKIRYSILIALTLLTYSLFAFAVPIINSAVAFSISLVIASVFNNLIFLNLNGSTGGTAWPREDTSFTRSFNFTPSTPDPAPDGKEDPQPKDSPTLGQPVKKGNKKYTLIAGVGAIAKNIEEHYYEDHDPDYQIKGFVQCKKEECQVKNEKVVGNLKGMKEYLRDNPVDEIVIALPVKPSKKMKSILEAADYHGIRVKYIPDYESVFGKNYKIKRHGNMDVLHVRQLPLDETFAFLLKNSFDKIFATFALLLLSPVFLTIALLIKLDSPGPVFYCPIRIGKSGAPFKVFKFRSMRENDSAAGGTLSTQVDDCRITPIGKVLRKYSLDELPQFINVLIGNMSVVGPRPHRTFLNQQFQETEDKYMVRHYFKPGITGWAQVNGWRGPTDTKEQKTQRTAHDLWYVENWSLWLDIKIIYLTIFSRKVHTTAF, from the coding sequence ATGGAACACTTAATACACAAGCGGCCCCCTTCTTTCTCTGGCAGGCATTTAATCACTATCACCCTTTTATTTCTTCTTACGCTTTACTTTCTGGAGAACACTGGAAAACAGGAACCCGCCTGGTTCATTCTGGCCAACCTGGCCTTTTTAGGCATACTGGCAGACCAGTGCCTTGATCTTTATAAGTCCTATACCGGCAGAATCATTAATTCTAAAACCCAGAGGAAAAAAATCAGGTACTCCATTCTCATTGCCCTAACCCTGCTCACTTATTCATTGTTTGCCTTTGCCGTTCCCATCATTAACTCAGCGGTGGCGTTCTCTATCAGCCTGGTGATCGCGTCTGTTTTCAATAACCTCATTTTCCTGAATTTGAACGGCTCTACGGGAGGAACCGCCTGGCCGCGGGAGGATACTTCTTTTACCAGGAGCTTCAACTTTACTCCTTCTACTCCAGACCCTGCCCCAGACGGCAAAGAGGACCCTCAGCCAAAGGACAGCCCTACCCTGGGCCAACCAGTTAAGAAAGGCAATAAAAAATACACCCTCATAGCTGGCGTTGGAGCTATCGCCAAAAATATAGAGGAGCATTACTACGAGGACCATGACCCGGATTACCAGATCAAGGGCTTCGTACAATGCAAGAAGGAAGAATGCCAGGTAAAGAACGAGAAGGTGGTGGGTAACCTGAAAGGCATGAAGGAATACCTGCGCGATAACCCGGTAGATGAGATCGTGATTGCCTTGCCCGTTAAGCCCTCTAAGAAGATGAAAAGCATTCTGGAGGCCGCCGATTACCACGGCATCAGGGTGAAGTACATTCCAGACTATGAGAGTGTCTTCGGGAAGAACTATAAGATCAAGCGCCACGGCAATATGGATGTGCTGCACGTGCGCCAGCTGCCCCTGGATGAGACCTTTGCCTTTCTCCTGAAAAACTCCTTTGATAAGATCTTCGCCACCTTTGCACTCCTTCTCTTATCACCGGTTTTCCTAACCATTGCCCTGTTGATCAAACTAGACTCCCCGGGTCCGGTGTTTTATTGCCCCATAAGAATAGGCAAATCTGGCGCCCCGTTTAAGGTCTTTAAATTCAGGAGTATGCGCGAAAATGATTCAGCGGCGGGCGGCACTCTCTCAACCCAAGTAGATGACTGCAGAATAACCCCTATAGGCAAGGTGTTACGCAAGTACAGCCTGGATGAACTCCCTCAGTTTATTAATGTCTTGATTGGCAACATGAGCGTGGTAGGGCCCAGACCGCACCGCACGTTCCTGAACCAGCAATTCCAGGAAACCGAGGACAAGTACATGGTAAGGCACTATTTCAAACCAGGTATTACCGGTTGGGCCCAGGTAAACGGCTGGCGTGGCCCCACAGACACAAAAGAACAAAAAACGCAGCGTACCGCCCATGATCTATGGTATGTAGAGAACTGGTCGCTGTGGCTTGATATCAAGATTATCTACCTTACTATTTTCAGTAGGAAAGTACACACCACTGCCTTTTAA
- a CDS encoding T9SS type A sorting domain-containing protein has translation MKKFTLLLICTWFTSFNLVAQFATVTKLESFPITTSTSEESQSKVWSHAGKYWAVLTDSEGTFIWRLDGSTWTKNLKISVGEYARADCKVNNKYVHILLFRGDNATYLVSAEYNPVAQSYFLWEKTPDKVAIALDAGTNVATLDIDSKGRMWVAYIAAGATKVKWSDSPYATWSSAITLGTGGKKDEKCSILTIPALKKVAVLWSNQTTQRFGLKTHSDGADPNTWSDLEIPASQSAVNIGMGMADDHLDMVADKDGTLYCAAKTSYDTPGHPKLALLVRRPKGSWDNLYEVSPNGTRPIVILNEELGKLKVIYTSNEGGGTLLYREAITSKLEFSQPYTLLEGQHNYITTSKTNYSSEVLLLATNIASLNLQAVSFLASDAPLQRELSIQASPNPFLIKATVSFVLEKGGDYTISLYDCKGVIMGAPKVGNAEPGKVNTVEMDGSLLSAGLYLVRLRTKDEGATVRLLHEW, from the coding sequence ATGAAAAAATTTACGCTATTACTAATATGCACATGGTTTACCTCCTTTAATCTAGTAGCTCAGTTTGCTACTGTCACAAAACTTGAGTCTTTTCCAATCACCACAAGCACCTCTGAAGAATCTCAGTCAAAAGTCTGGTCTCATGCCGGCAAATACTGGGCGGTACTCACAGACAGTGAGGGAACCTTCATCTGGCGCTTGGACGGCTCTACCTGGACTAAGAACCTGAAGATTTCTGTAGGGGAATACGCCAGGGCAGATTGCAAAGTCAACAACAAGTATGTCCATATCCTTCTTTTTAGGGGTGACAACGCCACCTACCTGGTATCTGCGGAGTATAATCCGGTGGCCCAGTCTTACTTTTTATGGGAAAAAACCCCAGATAAGGTAGCCATTGCCTTGGATGCTGGTACCAATGTGGCCACTTTGGATATTGACAGCAAGGGCCGCATGTGGGTGGCCTACATTGCCGCTGGCGCAACAAAGGTAAAATGGAGTGACTCTCCCTACGCCACCTGGAGTTCCGCCATCACGTTAGGCACTGGGGGCAAGAAGGATGAGAAGTGCTCTATCCTCACTATACCGGCCTTAAAAAAGGTAGCCGTTCTCTGGTCTAATCAAACCACCCAACGCTTTGGCTTAAAAACCCATTCAGACGGGGCAGACCCAAACACCTGGTCTGATTTGGAAATACCCGCCTCACAATCTGCGGTGAATATTGGCATGGGCATGGCTGATGACCATCTGGATATGGTAGCCGATAAAGACGGCACCCTGTACTGCGCAGCAAAGACCAGTTATGATACTCCAGGGCATCCCAAGCTTGCGCTTCTGGTGAGGCGGCCAAAAGGCTCCTGGGACAATCTCTATGAAGTGTCTCCAAATGGCACCAGACCCATTGTTATCTTAAATGAAGAGTTAGGGAAGCTCAAGGTCATTTATACCTCTAATGAAGGCGGAGGAACCCTCTTGTACCGGGAGGCTATTACGTCAAAACTTGAGTTCAGCCAACCATACACTTTACTTGAGGGGCAGCATAATTATATTACCACCAGCAAAACGAATTATTCCAGTGAAGTGCTTCTGCTCGCTACAAATATAGCCTCCCTCAATCTGCAGGCCGTTTCTTTTTTAGCTTCAGACGCACCTTTACAGCGTGAATTGTCCATTCAAGCTTCGCCCAATCCCTTTCTGATAAAAGCTACCGTAAGTTTTGTGCTTGAAAAAGGGGGAGATTATACCATCAGTTTATATGACTGTAAAGGAGTGATCATGGGCGCCCCTAAAGTAGGGAATGCAGAGCCCGGAAAAGTAAACACGGTGGAAATGGACGGTTCCCTTCTCTCGGCAGGGCTGTATTTGGTGAGGCTTCGCACTAAAGATGAGGGAGCTACCGTGCGGTTACTTCATGAATGGTGA
- the folE gene encoding GTP cyclohydrolase I FolE has protein sequence MDRRDWNEEDPEEEHVAGSLDTPLRPDAFDLTDEQKIDGIAHHFTEIMQLLGLDLEDDSLKGTPRRVAKMYVKEIFDGLNPKNRPVARLFENKYGYRQMLIERDITLYSSCEHHFVPIIGKAHVAYIPNEHVIGLSKLNRIVQYYGRRPQVQERLTRQIAQELRDVLKSDNVAVLIEADHLCVMSRGVNDVSSSTITSEYSGLFEQDGYRLEFLQAIRNPK, from the coding sequence ATGGATAGAAGGGATTGGAACGAGGAAGATCCCGAAGAAGAGCACGTGGCCGGTTCTTTAGACACCCCCCTGCGCCCAGACGCGTTTGACCTCACAGATGAGCAGAAGATAGACGGCATTGCCCACCATTTCACGGAGATCATGCAGCTGCTGGGCCTAGACCTGGAAGATGACAGCCTGAAAGGAACGCCGCGCCGCGTGGCCAAAATGTACGTGAAAGAGATCTTTGACGGCCTCAATCCCAAGAACCGCCCGGTGGCCCGCCTGTTTGAGAACAAGTACGGCTACCGCCAGATGCTCATTGAGCGTGACATTACCCTGTACTCCAGCTGTGAGCACCACTTTGTGCCCATCATCGGCAAAGCCCACGTGGCCTATATCCCCAATGAGCACGTGATTGGCCTTTCCAAGCTGAACCGCATTGTGCAGTATTACGGCCGCCGGCCGCAGGTGCAGGAGCGCCTTACCCGCCAGATTGCCCAGGAACTACGTGACGTGCTCAAATCTGACAACGTGGCCGTGCTCATTGAGGCAGATCACCTGTGCGTGATGAGCCGCGGCGTGAACGACGTGAGCAGCAGCACCATCACCTCTGAGTACTCAGGTTTGTTTGAGCAGGATGGCTACCGGCTGGAGTTTCTGCAGGCGATCAGAAACCCTAAATAA
- the pgi gene encoding glucose-6-phosphate isomerase has protein sequence MFPSINPTTTQAWAKLTQHYAQTKDHHLRDAFAADPQRFEKFSVTFEDILLDYSKNRITQETTQLLVQLAEECGLQEAIEAMFTGEKINFTEDRAVLHVALRNLSGTPILEDGKDVMPEVNRVLAQVEKFSNAVVNGAWAGYTGKPIDTIVNIGIGGSDLGPVMVTEALKAYQKPNITTYFVSNVDGTHIAETLKKINPETTLFMIASKTFTTQETMTNAHSARTWFLEQAGDEEHIKKHFVALSTNAQAVAEFGIDTQNMFGFWDWVGGRYSLWSAIGLSIACTVGYENFRELLAGAHAMDNHFRKTPLEQNLPVILALLGIWYNNFYEAESHALLPYDQYMHRFAAYFQQGDMESNGKYIDRNGETVNYQTGPIIWGEPGTNGQHAFYQLIHQGTKLIPCDFLAPALSHNPIGDHHAKLMANFFAQTEALMNGKTEEQVTEEMQQQGCTQQDVQNLKAFKVFEGNRPTNSILFRQLTPRTLGSLIAMYEHKIFVQGVIWNVYSFDQWGVELGKQLAKKILPELTSTEEVTSHDSSTNGLINQFKAFRQEA, from the coding sequence ATGTTTCCATCCATAAATCCTACCACTACCCAAGCCTGGGCGAAACTAACGCAGCACTACGCGCAAACCAAAGACCATCACCTGAGAGACGCTTTCGCGGCAGACCCGCAGCGGTTTGAGAAGTTTAGCGTCACCTTTGAAGACATTCTCCTGGACTACTCCAAGAACAGGATTACCCAGGAAACCACTCAATTGCTGGTGCAGCTAGCCGAGGAATGCGGGCTGCAGGAGGCCATTGAAGCCATGTTTACCGGGGAGAAAATCAACTTCACCGAGGACCGCGCCGTGTTGCACGTGGCCTTGCGCAACCTGTCTGGCACCCCCATTCTGGAAGACGGAAAGGATGTGATGCCCGAGGTAAACCGGGTGCTGGCGCAAGTAGAGAAATTCTCCAATGCCGTGGTCAACGGAGCCTGGGCAGGCTATACTGGCAAACCCATTGACACCATTGTGAACATTGGCATTGGCGGCTCTGACCTGGGTCCGGTTATGGTCACCGAGGCGCTCAAAGCCTACCAGAAACCCAACATCACTACCTATTTTGTCTCAAACGTGGACGGCACCCACATTGCTGAGACCCTGAAAAAGATCAACCCGGAGACCACCCTCTTCATGATTGCCTCCAAGACCTTTACCACCCAGGAGACCATGACCAACGCCCACAGCGCGCGCACCTGGTTTCTGGAGCAGGCCGGGGACGAGGAGCATATCAAAAAGCACTTCGTGGCGCTTTCCACCAACGCCCAGGCCGTGGCCGAGTTTGGCATTGACACCCAGAACATGTTCGGGTTCTGGGACTGGGTAGGTGGTCGTTACTCGCTGTGGTCGGCGATTGGCTTGTCTATTGCCTGCACCGTAGGCTATGAGAACTTCAGGGAACTGCTGGCCGGCGCCCACGCCATGGACAACCACTTTAGAAAGACGCCGCTAGAGCAGAACCTGCCCGTGATTCTGGCCTTGCTAGGCATCTGGTACAACAACTTCTATGAGGCGGAAAGCCACGCGCTGCTGCCGTATGACCAGTATATGCACCGCTTTGCGGCCTACTTCCAGCAGGGCGATATGGAAAGCAACGGAAAGTACATAGACCGCAACGGCGAGACCGTGAACTACCAGACCGGACCCATCATCTGGGGCGAGCCGGGCACCAACGGCCAGCACGCGTTTTACCAGCTCATCCACCAGGGCACCAAGCTTATCCCATGTGATTTCCTGGCCCCGGCCCTCAGCCATAACCCCATCGGCGATCACCACGCCAAACTGATGGCCAACTTCTTCGCGCAGACTGAGGCCCTGATGAACGGCAAAACCGAGGAGCAGGTAACCGAGGAAATGCAGCAGCAAGGGTGCACCCAGCAGGACGTCCAGAACCTGAAGGCCTTCAAGGTCTTTGAAGGGAACCGGCCCACCAACTCCATCCTGTTCAGGCAACTGACTCCCAGAACCCTGGGCAGCCTGATTGCCATGTACGAGCATAAGATCTTCGTGCAGGGCGTGATCTGGAACGTCTACAGCTTTGACCAATGGGGCGTGGAACTGGGCAAGCAACTAGCCAAGAAAATCCTTCCGGAGTTGACCTCTACCGAGGAAGTCACCAGCCACGACAGCTCCACCAACGGATTGATCAACCAGTTCAAGGCCTTCCGGCAAGAAGCGTAG
- a CDS encoding 6-pyruvoyl trahydropterin synthase family protein, giving the protein MNVTICRKENFNAAHRLHNPAWSDEQNQKVFGLCNNPNYHGHNYNLIVKLTGPVDPDTGYVYDMKKLSLLIKAEILDKFDHRNLNLDTEEFKNLNPTAENIAVVTWQRLRPHLPESFALSVTLFETERNFVEYHG; this is encoded by the coding sequence ATGAACGTTACCATCTGTAGAAAGGAAAACTTTAACGCGGCCCATCGGCTTCATAACCCCGCCTGGTCTGACGAGCAGAACCAGAAGGTTTTTGGCCTCTGCAACAACCCCAACTACCATGGGCACAACTATAACCTTATTGTAAAGCTTACCGGGCCGGTAGACCCAGACACGGGGTATGTCTATGACATGAAAAAGCTGAGCCTGCTGATAAAAGCGGAAATTTTAGATAAATTTGACCACAGAAACCTAAATTTGGACACTGAGGAGTTTAAAAACCTGAATCCCACCGCTGAGAATATAGCCGTAGTTACCTGGCAGCGTTTACGCCCCCACTTACCGGAAAGCTTTGCCTTGTCCGTCACCTTATTTGAAACCGAAAGAAATTTTGTTGAATACCATGGATAG
- a CDS encoding TIGR01777 family oxidoreductase, with translation MSEKILIAGGTGLLGSRLSEMLIDSGYEVAHLSRNPDKYASYKTFKWDIGKSQIDENAIKYADYIINLAGTSVAGEKWTASRKQDILDSRVQSTNLLCHYLEKTPHHVKGYLGSSAVGIYGNSGDKLMTEESSYGSDFLAEVCKQWEHASWQVHNLGIRTVIFRIGIVLSNKGGALPQIAKPIKMLAGSALGSGKQYMSWIHIDDLCRLFIKAIEDRQMQGVYNAVAPHPATNEELTKALAKVMNKPLVFPNIPAFGLKLMMGEMSEIVLGGSRVSATKILQTGFTFEYNYLPEALESLYDKNS, from the coding sequence ATGTCAGAAAAGATATTGATTGCCGGGGGCACCGGATTATTGGGATCACGTTTATCAGAGATGCTGATTGACAGCGGCTATGAGGTGGCCCACCTGAGCCGAAACCCAGATAAATACGCCTCTTATAAAACCTTTAAGTGGGATATTGGCAAATCGCAGATAGATGAGAATGCCATTAAATACGCAGACTACATCATTAACCTGGCAGGCACCAGCGTAGCCGGAGAGAAATGGACGGCTTCCCGCAAGCAAGACATTCTGGATAGCCGCGTCCAGAGCACCAACCTGCTCTGCCACTACCTGGAGAAAACCCCTCACCACGTAAAAGGCTACCTGGGCTCGTCGGCGGTGGGCATTTACGGCAACTCCGGAGACAAGCTCATGACGGAGGAAAGCAGCTACGGCTCTGACTTCCTGGCTGAGGTCTGCAAACAATGGGAGCACGCGTCGTGGCAGGTACACAACCTGGGCATCAGGACGGTTATTTTCCGGATTGGCATTGTGTTGAGCAACAAGGGCGGCGCCCTACCTCAAATTGCCAAACCCATTAAAATGCTGGCTGGCTCTGCCCTGGGTTCGGGAAAGCAGTACATGTCCTGGATTCATATTGATGACCTGTGCCGCCTGTTCATCAAAGCCATAGAAGACCGCCAGATGCAGGGTGTCTACAATGCGGTGGCCCCGCACCCCGCCACCAATGAAGAATTGACCAAAGCCCTGGCCAAGGTCATGAACAAGCCTTTGGTGTTCCCTAATATTCCGGCCTTCGGTCTGAAGCTGATGATGGGCGAAATGAGCGAGATTGTACTGGGAGGTAGCCGCGTGAGCGCCACAAAAATACTGCAGACTGGGTTTACCTTTGAGTACAACTACCTGCCCGAAGCCTTGGAGTCTTTATATGACAAGAACAGCTAA
- a CDS encoding polysaccharide lyase, whose translation MGNTQIADINGTQSPSIASSKLLFEETFENGKPFSTAHGIETGDWDYALNYVSKPVFRGKRAARFEIRKDQPLVQNGKRSEITVVGAVTNKHRWYSFAAYFPADGFVKDTEREVICQWHQRPDYHLGEKAASPATSLRVNKDRFVLDTGFNAEQVSTGVTEESRKKIDLGPVTKDTWHEFVFHFIHSYGPDGLVEVWHNGTKVVSQKGGNMYNSAAMPKWKIGLYKAAFKTDKSTVTRRVIYLDNIRVGNEKATYVDMAPGNEKSK comes from the coding sequence ATGGGTAATACCCAGATTGCAGATATAAATGGCACTCAGAGCCCCTCCATAGCAAGTTCCAAGTTGTTGTTCGAGGAGACTTTTGAAAATGGAAAACCCTTCTCCACCGCCCACGGCATTGAAACCGGCGATTGGGATTACGCCCTTAACTACGTTTCAAAACCAGTTTTTAGGGGAAAACGGGCAGCACGCTTTGAGATCAGAAAAGACCAGCCTTTGGTGCAGAATGGTAAAAGATCTGAGATAACGGTGGTAGGGGCAGTGACCAACAAGCATAGGTGGTATTCCTTCGCGGCGTATTTTCCGGCAGACGGCTTTGTAAAGGATACTGAGCGGGAGGTCATTTGTCAATGGCACCAACGGCCAGATTATCACCTGGGGGAAAAGGCTGCCAGCCCTGCTACCTCCTTGCGGGTAAATAAAGACCGGTTTGTGCTGGATACTGGGTTTAATGCTGAGCAGGTGTCAACGGGCGTTACAGAAGAGTCCAGAAAGAAAATAGACCTGGGGCCGGTAACCAAAGATACCTGGCATGAGTTTGTGTTCCATTTTATCCATTCCTATGGACCAGACGGTTTGGTAGAGGTGTGGCACAACGGTACTAAGGTAGTAAGCCAAAAGGGAGGTAATATGTATAACAGCGCGGCTATGCCTAAGTGGAAAATAGGCCTGTACAAAGCTGCCTTCAAGACTGACAAATCTACCGTGACCAGAAGGGTTATTTACCTGGATAATATTAGAGTAGGCAATGAAAAAGCCACGTACGTAGACATGGCCCCAGGAAACGAAAAAAGTAAATAG
- a CDS encoding YdeI/OmpD-associated family protein → MTPLQFTTHIGKLEHLMGTHYLEVPANVVQALGGKFNVRLHCTVNSTITYQCGIVALGQGRAYITLTKARLKQLGLKEGSPASVLLQKDDSEFGTPVPEELAELLRQDDAGKARFDQLKPGMQRYIINHVSAVKSSQLRIDRSITLLENLKRLIPGQETFREILGMEKREI, encoded by the coding sequence ATGACTCCCCTTCAGTTCACCACCCACATTGGCAAGCTAGAGCACCTCATGGGCACCCATTACCTGGAAGTGCCCGCCAACGTGGTGCAGGCCTTAGGCGGAAAATTCAACGTGCGGCTGCACTGCACCGTGAACAGCACCATTACTTACCAATGTGGCATTGTGGCGCTGGGCCAGGGCCGGGCCTACATCACCCTCACCAAGGCGCGCCTGAAACAGCTTGGCCTAAAGGAAGGCAGCCCCGCCTCGGTTCTCCTGCAGAAAGACGACAGCGAGTTCGGCACGCCGGTCCCCGAGGAACTGGCCGAGCTTCTGCGCCAGGACGACGCCGGCAAGGCCCGCTTTGACCAACTCAAGCCCGGCATGCAGCGCTACATCATCAACCACGTAAGCGCCGTGAAAAGCTCTCAACTCAGAATTGATCGCTCTATTACCCTCCTGGAAAACCTGAAACGGCTCATCCCTGGCCAAGAAACCTTTAGAGAGATTTTGGGCATGGAGAAGCGAGAAATTTAA
- a CDS encoding pirin family protein has product MRTIKKIHKAEYSPIADLITYSPLPSRSLQQVDPFLFLNHHGYQEYKPNNRGLPFGPHPHRGMETVTFILEGDIMHKDSGGHESVITAGGVQWMTAGSGLIHAEVSSDAFKQNGGPLEILQLWVNLPAKYKMTEPRYEGLQKEQIPSFTLDDGRVTVNLVSGTWGGHKGAFETLSDIVLSTVYFKPGGKLAVPVPAERNIFFYIIKGTLTVNGQQVPFRNLVEFNNDGTELTVEASEDSILLFGHAAPFNEPVVAQGPFVMNTQAEIQQAYADYQAGKFGSWTH; this is encoded by the coding sequence ATGAGAACCATCAAGAAAATCCATAAAGCCGAATACTCCCCTATCGCTGACCTGATCACCTATTCGCCGCTGCCCTCGCGTAGCCTGCAGCAGGTAGACCCATTCCTGTTCCTGAACCACCACGGGTACCAGGAGTACAAGCCCAACAACCGGGGCCTGCCGTTCGGTCCGCATCCGCACCGAGGCATGGAAACTGTCACCTTTATCCTGGAAGGCGACATCATGCACAAAGACTCGGGGGGTCATGAGAGCGTGATTACCGCGGGTGGCGTGCAGTGGATGACCGCCGGCAGCGGGTTGATCCATGCCGAGGTTTCTTCTGATGCGTTCAAGCAAAACGGCGGCCCATTGGAGATTCTGCAACTCTGGGTGAACCTGCCGGCCAAATACAAGATGACCGAGCCCCGCTATGAAGGCCTGCAGAAGGAGCAAATTCCCAGCTTCACGCTAGATGATGGCAGGGTAACCGTGAACCTGGTTTCCGGCACCTGGGGCGGGCATAAAGGCGCCTTTGAGACCCTCTCAGACATTGTGCTCAGCACCGTTTACTTTAAGCCGGGCGGAAAACTGGCTGTGCCCGTTCCCGCTGAGCGCAACATCTTTTTTTACATTATCAAAGGCACCCTCACGGTGAACGGCCAGCAGGTGCCCTTCCGGAATCTGGTGGAATTCAATAATGATGGAACAGAGTTAACGGTAGAGGCTTCTGAGGACAGCATTCTGCTCTTCGGGCATGCCGCGCCGTTCAATGAGCCCGTGGTGGCGCAGGGGCCGTTCGTGATGAACACCCAGGCCGAGATCCAACAAGCCTACGCCGATTACCAGGCAGGCAAATTCGGGTCCTGGACACACTAA
- a CDS encoding Cof-type HAD-IIB family hydrolase produces the protein MNIRAICTDIDSTLLDSDRELSARTIAAVQRLPQDMPFILASSRMPSAMRHLQEELGILHHPLICFNGGYVLLFEDGTKEPQVLDTVQIPAQLCAYIQELAQGTSVHVSLYQDDAWHAPQEDYWTQREIRNTKVTPTIGTTLEVVQEWQRQAIGAHKVMCMGPEEEIQGIYQNLTQTFDDQLHVYRSKNTYLEIAPKSISKASALEMLLKHQYDFGLESVMAFGDNYNDIEMLQAVGLGIAVSNAREEVKAVAKEVTAPSTEDGVAMAIEKHCLQ, from the coding sequence ATGAACATCCGCGCCATTTGCACCGATATTGACAGCACGTTGCTAGACAGTGACCGCGAGCTTTCTGCCAGAACCATTGCTGCCGTACAACGCCTGCCCCAGGATATGCCGTTTATTCTGGCATCGTCCCGGATGCCTAGTGCTATGCGCCATTTGCAGGAAGAACTGGGCATTCTACACCACCCCCTGATCTGTTTCAACGGTGGGTACGTGCTGCTGTTTGAGGACGGCACCAAGGAACCCCAGGTGTTGGACACGGTGCAGATTCCGGCGCAGCTTTGCGCGTACATTCAGGAACTGGCGCAGGGCACCAGCGTTCACGTGAGCCTGTACCAGGATGATGCCTGGCACGCCCCGCAGGAAGATTACTGGACCCAGCGCGAAATCAGGAACACCAAGGTTACTCCAACCATAGGAACCACCCTGGAGGTAGTGCAGGAATGGCAACGCCAAGCCATCGGCGCGCACAAGGTGATGTGTATGGGCCCCGAGGAGGAAATCCAGGGCATTTATCAAAATCTCACCCAGACCTTTGACGACCAGCTGCATGTGTACCGGTCCAAGAACACTTACCTGGAGATTGCGCCCAAATCCATTTCCAAGGCCTCGGCGCTGGAAATGCTCCTGAAACATCAATATGATTTCGGGCTGGAGTCTGTGATGGCCTTCGGTGATAACTACAATGACATAGAGATGCTGCAGGCCGTGGGGTTGGGCATAGCCGTGAGCAACGCCCGCGAGGAGGTGAAAGCCGTGGCCAAGGAAGTGACCGCTCCTAGCACCGAGGACGGGGTAGCCATGGCTATTGAAAAGCATTGCCTGCAGTAG
- a CDS encoding inorganic diphosphatase: MPIFLPSFAIKIRQLSLFFLALFFFAGCTTNYQELPAIADTKQWQAVIETPSGSTLPQVYDRQEKKFVPQLEAGQPRKLEFLPYPGNEGFIPSTLVDSVTGRPAAPVPVIVLCNQKEPGTVLEILPVGVLILESGGELRHIVVSVPAKPSEQTISPNSYSDFSARYPAVKSILQQWYLNVDARKPTRLVGWKDEAYADQLIQKWVQ, translated from the coding sequence ATGCCCATCTTCCTACCATCTTTTGCAATCAAAATCCGGCAGCTTTCACTGTTCTTTCTGGCGCTTTTTTTCTTTGCAGGCTGCACCACCAATTACCAGGAGTTACCGGCCATAGCCGATACCAAGCAGTGGCAGGCGGTGATAGAAACGCCTTCGGGGTCTACGTTGCCGCAGGTGTATGACCGGCAGGAGAAGAAGTTTGTCCCGCAACTGGAGGCCGGGCAGCCCCGCAAGCTGGAATTCCTCCCCTATCCGGGCAACGAGGGCTTTATCCCCTCCACCCTGGTAGACTCGGTGACCGGAAGGCCCGCCGCACCGGTGCCCGTGATCGTGCTTTGCAACCAGAAAGAGCCGGGTACGGTGCTGGAGATTCTGCCCGTGGGCGTTTTGATTCTGGAAAGCGGCGGCGAGCTACGTCATATAGTGGTGAGCGTACCGGCCAAGCCCAGCGAACAGACCATCTCCCCCAACTCGTACAGTGATTTCTCGGCCCGGTACCCGGCGGTCAAGAGCATTCTGCAGCAGTGGTACCTGAACGTAGATGCCCGCAAACCCACCCGCCTGGTTGGCTGGAAAGACGAAGCCTACGCCGACCAACTGATCCAAAAGTGGGTGCAGTAG